The window GCGGCGAAGATCTCGGGCATGCGGTTCCACAGCGCCGCGAAACCCTCCAGCAGCGGAGCAGACGCGTGCTCGGCGACCACCGCCTCCATCGCGTCGCCGATGCCGCTGCCGAGCGATTGCACGAGCGCCTCGGTGATGAGCTGCTCTTTCGAGCCGAAGTGATAGCCGATCGCGGCGAGGCTGACCCCCGCCGCATTCGCGATCTCGCGAGCGGTCGCCTTGGCCACGCCGTGCTCGAGGATCACCTGACGCGCGCCAGCGAGAAGGTCTTCGCGGTTTCCCATGCCTCGAGTCTAGGACGATTAAGACGCTCGTACTAGACAAACGTCTCATTCCTCTGTTAGACATCTGTATGAGACAAACGTCTCACTTACATCGGAGGATCTCATGACCATGCACGACAGCCCCCGCGTTCTCATCTCAGGCGCCGGCATCGCCGGCCTCGCCCTTGCGCTGCAGCTGACCCGGCACGGCGTGCCCACCACGGTCGTCGAGCGCGCGCAGGCTCCACGTCCCGGTGGGCAGGCCGTCGACCTGCGCGGCGCCAGCCGCGAGGTGGCCGAGCGCATGGGCCTGATGGCCGGCATCGAGCCGCGCCGACTGCACGAGAAGGGGCTCGCCTATGTCGATGGCCGCGGTCGCGTGTTCGGCCGCATGTCGATGGAGTCGTTCGACGGCAACGGAGCGGTCGCCGAGATCGAGATCGCCCGGGGCGACCTCGCCGAGGTGCTGCGGGGCGAGCTGACCGCGGCCGCCGCGGCCGCCCCCGGCCTGCTCGACCTGCGCTTCGGCGACAGGATCATCGCGCTCGCCGACGCCGACGCCGACGCCGACGCTGACGCCCACGACGGCGCCGACGCCCACGCTGACGCCGACGCCAACGCCAACGCGAACGCCAACGCCGCCGACGCCGACGCCGACGCCCACGCCGACGCCGCCCACGGCGTGGATGTCACGTTCGAGCACGGCGCACCGGCACGCTTTGGCGTCGTGGTCGGGGCCGACGGCGTGCACTCGGCGACGCGGCGCCTCGCCTTCGGGCCCGAGGAGGAGTTCGTGACCGGCCTGGGCGGATACGCCGCCTTCTTCACGATGCCCACGCCCGCTGACATCGAGCCGGGATGGTTCGCGATGCGTTTCGTGCCGGGGGCGACCCTCGGCATTCGTCCCGACCTCGATCCCGCCACGGCCAAGGCGATGCTCACGCTGCGTGTCGACCGTGATCCGGCGCTGCGCGGCGACCGAGCCCGGCAGCAGGCGCTCATCAGCGGCTTGCTGCGCGATGCCGGGTGGCACGCGCCCGAGGTGATCGCGGCGATGGATGCGGCATCCGACTTCTACTTCGATGAACTGCTGCGCGTCGACATGCCGAGCGTGGTCAAGGGACGTGTCGTTCTGCTCGGCGACGCGGCGTCGTGCGGCTCGCCCATGACCGGCATGGGCACCGCGACAGCCCTGATCGGCGCATACCTGCTCGCCGAGCGGATCACCGGGTCGGAGGGGAATGTCGCCGCCGCCCTGCGTGCATATGACGCCGATATCGCGCCCTTCGCCGAGATCGGCAAGAAGATCCCCGGGGGCGGCATCGCTCGCATGGTGCCGGCCAGCCGTGCCGCCGCAGCGATGTCGCGGGCGATGACCGGGCTCATGCTGTCGCGGCCGCTGCGTCCGCTGGTGCGGCGCATGTTCGCCGCAGGAGCAGAGGGACCGGCCCTGCCCGTCGGGCTGACGGCAGACGTTGCAGCCGGCGACGTCCGCGTCGCGCGGTGAGGGAGTCCCGACATCCACCCCACGAGCCACGTGCGTCTCGCTAGCATCGGGGACGGGGAATGCGAAAGGGGAGCGCGTGGCCTACGACCCGGAACGGGAGTGGCCGTTCCTCGCCCGCGACGCCGAGCTGAACATGCTCACGAGCGTGGTCGAGGCGGGCCTGCGCGAGCCCGGCGCGCCCTCGGGCGCCGTCATCGTCGCGGCGCCCGGCGTGGGAAAGACGCGCCTCGCGCGAGAGGTCGCCGCCGTCGCGGGCGAGCGCGGCATCCCGACGCTGCGGGTCGTCGGCACGCGTGCGACGAGCCAGACGCCCTACGCCACCGTCGCGCATCTGACCCCCGATGTCGTGCCGGAAGGGGATGCCGCAGCTCACTATCGCGCGGTGGCACATGCGCTGCCGCGCGATCCGCGCCCGATGCTCGTCGTCGACGATGCACATCTGCTCGACGCCGGCAGCGCTGCCCTCGTGCTGCACGTGGCGCTGACCGGGGCCGCCACGGTGATCGTCACGGCGCGCCGCGGCATCGAAGTCCCCGATCCGATCACCGCGCTGTGGGCCGACGGGCTGGCGGTGCGCGTCGACCTGCAGCCGCTGTCGATCCGTGAAGCCGGTACTCTGCTGTGCGCCGCCCTCGGCGGACACGTCACCGCTGTCACGGTGCACCGGCTCGCCGAGATCTCGGCCGGAAACATCCTCTATCTGCGCGAGCTCGTGCGCGCGGCCATAGCGTCGGGTGCCCTGTGCGAGAGCGGCGGCGTGTGGACGTGGGACGGCACCGTCGTCGTCGGCGACAGGCTCGTGGATGCCGTGGGTCGGCGCCTGGGCGGACTGTCGGCCGACGATCGCATCGCGCTGACGCGCCTGGCCGTGGGTGAGCCGCTCGCACTGTCGCTGGCCGAGGACGTCGCCGGCCCTGCCGCCTTGGCGCGTCTGGAGGCATGGGGACTCATCCGGTTCGACGACGGCGCGTGCCGGCTCGCGCATCCGCTGTTCGGCGACGTGCTGCTGACCGAGCAGGGGCGGGCGGCCAGCCGTGCCGCGCTGCGGACGGTCGTTGACGCCGCCGAGCGGCTCTTTCCCGGAGAAGACCTGCTGCGCCGCACCACCTGGCGCCTGCAGACCGGAATGACCCCGCCCGCCGATGAACTGCTGCAGGCGGCGCGGCTGGCGCTCGCGGCATTCGACGTCGACCGGGCGGCGGGACTGGCCGAGGCCGCCCTCGATGGCGGCGTGCGTGCCGACGCTGAGGCACGGGTCATCCTGGCCGGGGCCTGGAACCGGCAGATGCGGTTCGCCGACGCCGCCGACCAGCTGGCCCGCGCCGAAGGCGATGTGCTCGCCCACGGCTCGGCCGCACTGCGACGGGAATGGCTCGACGCGAGCATCGTCGCCGTGCACCAGGGCCTCGGCCGCAGTGGCGACGCGGAGTGCCTGCTCGTGCGCGCCGAATCGGCGCCGGCAGCGACATCCGACGACTGCCGACTGGCCAGATCGATGCGGGCCAACATCCTCGTCGACGACGGACGACTCGACGAGGCCATCGCGCTCACGCGTTCGGTGCTGGACGAACACGCGCCGCCCGACTATGCGGCAGTGGTCGCGGCATCCTCTCTCGGCGAAGCCGAAGCGCTGCGCGGGCTCACCCGCAGTGCGCGCGACGCGCATCGGGTGCTGTATCGTCTGCGCGATGCCGGGGTTCCCGAAGCGCAGCGGGCGGGCGATTATGCGGGGCTGCAAGAGCTGATGTGCCAGATGCTCGAGGGGCACGCCGACAGCGCCGCCGCCATCGCCGAGGACATGTATCGGATGCTCGTGGCCGGGCACGAGCACACGACCGTCGGGCTCGGGGCACTTGTGGCGGGCAAAGCGCAGCTGCTGCAGGGGCGGCTGGCGCTTGCCGCCGAGAGCATGCGCGACGCCGTCGACCTCTTGCGTCGCACCGATCTCGACGGCGCACTGCCGTGGGCACTGACCATCCTCGCGCAGGCCGAAGCCCTCGGCGGCCGTACGGAGGCGGCCATCGAGGCGCTCGCCGAAGGTCGCCGCCTGCACCGCGACCCGGTACCGGCGCGGTCGCGGTACGACCTCGCCCTCGCCGAGGTGCGCGTGCGCGCGGCCACCGGCGATCGCAGCGGTGCCGCCACCGTCGCAATGGATGCCGCAGAGGGACCGGAACTGGCCGAGTTCGGGGTGTACCGCGCGCAGTTGCTGCACGCCGCGGTGCGCCTGGGCGCCGACGCCGCTCGCCTCGCACCGGCGATGGCCGAGCTCGCCGCTGACGTCGAGTCTGACCTCGTTGCGCTGCTGGCCGATGTCGTCGTGGGCCGCGCGACGGTGGATGCGGGGGTGGTGGCCCGGGCGGGAGATCGATTCGAAGAGCGCGGCATGCGGCTCGAGGCGATGGATGCCGCCGGTGAGGCCGCTCGACTGCTGGCCGAGCAGGGGCGGGATGCCGCAGCCCGGCGGCAGCGCGCGCGGGCGACGCGCCTGGCGGCGCAGTGCGGTTTACCGCACGGGGCGCCGAATGTGGCCGGGGCCGGGACCGGGGCCGGGGCCGGGGCAGAGCTCAGCCGACGTGAACGCGATGTCGCGATGCTCGCTGCCGACGGGCTCAGCAACGCGGCGATCGCCGAGCGCCTGGTGGTGTCGGTGCGCACGGTCGAGTCGCACTTGTACCAGGCCTTCGGCAAGCTCGGGGTGCAGCGTCGCGAGGAGCTGGCGGCAGCCCTGCGGCACTGAGCCGCCAGGCACAGAAAAACCAGTAGTCGACTACTGAGGCACCCGGTGCCGTGCCGGTCTACCGTGAGTGATCACAGCGGCGGTCTCCGAGTGGGGAATTGGGGCCGCGCCGGCGGAACCGGAAGGAACGCGATGTCGGTCTTCGATGCCAGCGCCCACCCTCGCGGCTCCGCGGAGGGGACGGGCCGGGACCGACGACGCGACTCGAGTGGCACGCGGAGCGCGGGGGAATCCGCCGACACCGCATCGTCGAGCCCCGTGCTCGCACAGACAGCGGGGGACTTGGCGCTGATCGCCGAGCTTCCCGACGCATCGGCGGTCGCACTGCGGCTGCGCCGCTCCGGACACCCCGACACGACGATCGCGGTGGCGCTGGGCATCCCGATGCAAGCGGTGCCGGTCACCCTCAGCATCGCGCAGGCCAAGCTCGACGCGCTGCGCCGCGAGGCGTGAGCCGCGGTGCAGGTGCGGCGTCCCTCCCGCCCACCGCGGGCGGCGTGTTCGGTTCGCAGGATGGTTTGGTGATCCCGGGCGTGTCGCCCGGCGTGTTGGCAGGTTCCGGACAGATCATCCTGCGAACGGAACGGGATGCCGCGGCAGGCCGCCCGCGAGGGCTCGATTCGGCGCGCGTCTGCGGCACCCCTCGCCCACCTCGGGCGGGGTGTTCGGTTCGCAGGATGGTTTGGTGTTCCCGGGCGTGTCGCCCGGCGTGTTGGCAGGT is drawn from Microbacterium protaetiae and contains these coding sequences:
- a CDS encoding FAD-dependent monooxygenase — encoded protein: MTMHDSPRVLISGAGIAGLALALQLTRHGVPTTVVERAQAPRPGGQAVDLRGASREVAERMGLMAGIEPRRLHEKGLAYVDGRGRVFGRMSMESFDGNGAVAEIEIARGDLAEVLRGELTAAAAAAPGLLDLRFGDRIIALADADADADADAHDGADAHADADANANANANAADADADAHADAAHGVDVTFEHGAPARFGVVVGADGVHSATRRLAFGPEEEFVTGLGGYAAFFTMPTPADIEPGWFAMRFVPGATLGIRPDLDPATAKAMLTLRVDRDPALRGDRARQQALISGLLRDAGWHAPEVIAAMDAASDFYFDELLRVDMPSVVKGRVVLLGDAASCGSPMTGMGTATALIGAYLLAERITGSEGNVAAALRAYDADIAPFAEIGKKIPGGGIARMVPASRAAAAMSRAMTGLMLSRPLRPLVRRMFAAGAEGPALPVGLTADVAAGDVRVAR
- a CDS encoding LuxR C-terminal-related transcriptional regulator: MAYDPEREWPFLARDAELNMLTSVVEAGLREPGAPSGAVIVAAPGVGKTRLAREVAAVAGERGIPTLRVVGTRATSQTPYATVAHLTPDVVPEGDAAAHYRAVAHALPRDPRPMLVVDDAHLLDAGSAALVLHVALTGAATVIVTARRGIEVPDPITALWADGLAVRVDLQPLSIREAGTLLCAALGGHVTAVTVHRLAEISAGNILYLRELVRAAIASGALCESGGVWTWDGTVVVGDRLVDAVGRRLGGLSADDRIALTRLAVGEPLALSLAEDVAGPAALARLEAWGLIRFDDGACRLAHPLFGDVLLTEQGRAASRAALRTVVDAAERLFPGEDLLRRTTWRLQTGMTPPADELLQAARLALAAFDVDRAAGLAEAALDGGVRADAEARVILAGAWNRQMRFADAADQLARAEGDVLAHGSAALRREWLDASIVAVHQGLGRSGDAECLLVRAESAPAATSDDCRLARSMRANILVDDGRLDEAIALTRSVLDEHAPPDYAAVVAASSLGEAEALRGLTRSARDAHRVLYRLRDAGVPEAQRAGDYAGLQELMCQMLEGHADSAAAIAEDMYRMLVAGHEHTTVGLGALVAGKAQLLQGRLALAAESMRDAVDLLRRTDLDGALPWALTILAQAEALGGRTEAAIEALAEGRRLHRDPVPARSRYDLALAEVRVRAATGDRSGAATVAMDAAEGPELAEFGVYRAQLLHAAVRLGADAARLAPAMAELAADVESDLVALLADVVVGRATVDAGVVARAGDRFEERGMRLEAMDAAGEAARLLAEQGRDAAARRQRARATRLAAQCGLPHGAPNVAGAGTGAGAGAELSRRERDVAMLAADGLSNAAIAERLVVSVRTVESHLYQAFGKLGVQRREELAAALRH